A genome region from Baekduia alba includes the following:
- a CDS encoding branched-chain amino acid ABC transporter permease yields the protein MPDFKPFIVSGLALGAIYSLSGVGIVLLLRTSGVLNLAHGALGAASALTCWQLLDDGNGEPLAIAAGVVVAAALAAGYGLLISPRLAGREPVVQAASSLGFALAVLGGCLLIWGEEPRTLDLSTSLRGFFLGEVHVNTTQVIALCLGLATTLVASIVLRATRVGVAMRSLACDRELSALLGVRVRRTEALAWTASGALAGLAGILLASLVRLEPYTLTFLVIASLAAAVLGGLRSLYGVFAGGLLIGVLQACATPVGAISTYRDATPFVVAIVAMLALYARGQGAATGGRQA from the coding sequence ATGCCGGACTTCAAGCCGTTCATCGTGTCGGGGCTGGCGCTGGGAGCGATCTACTCGCTCTCCGGCGTCGGCATCGTCCTGCTGCTGCGGACCTCCGGCGTGCTCAACCTGGCCCACGGCGCCCTCGGCGCGGCGTCCGCGCTGACCTGCTGGCAGCTGCTCGACGACGGCAACGGCGAGCCGCTGGCGATCGCGGCCGGCGTCGTGGTCGCCGCGGCGCTGGCCGCCGGCTACGGGCTGTTGATCAGCCCGCGGCTGGCAGGCCGCGAGCCGGTCGTGCAGGCGGCGTCGTCGCTGGGCTTCGCGCTCGCGGTGCTCGGCGGCTGCCTGCTGATCTGGGGCGAGGAGCCGCGCACGCTGGACCTGAGCACGTCGCTGCGCGGGTTCTTCCTCGGCGAGGTCCACGTCAACACCACGCAGGTGATCGCGCTCTGTCTTGGCCTGGCGACGACGCTCGTGGCGTCGATCGTCCTGCGCGCGACGCGCGTCGGCGTCGCGATGCGCTCCCTCGCCTGCGATCGCGAGCTCAGCGCGCTGCTCGGGGTGCGCGTGCGCCGGACCGAGGCCTTGGCCTGGACGGCCAGCGGCGCGCTCGCCGGCCTCGCCGGGATCCTGCTCGCCAGCCTCGTCCGCCTCGAGCCCTACACCTTGACCTTCCTCGTGATCGCCTCGCTCGCGGCCGCCGTCCTCGGCGGGCTGCGGTCGTTGTACGGGGTGTTCGCCGGCGGCCTGCTGATCGGCGTCCTCCAGGCCTGCGCCACCCCGGTCGGCGCGATCTCCACCTACCGGGACGCGACGCCGTTCGTGGTCGCGATCGTGGCGATGCTGGCGCTCTACGCACGTGGGCAGGGCGCGGCGACCGGAGGGCGTCAGGCATGA
- a CDS encoding branched-chain amino acid ABC transporter permease, protein MTLLRGVTGALALLAVGLALPGALDAFWLSAATATVIYAVVAAGTGVLYGRLGFVSLYQVALLGVGGWVTLRLGHGTSLPFLVVLLVAGAVTALIGALVGLPALRFGGLHLALITLMTAGAAEVVFTTIGFPNGGDGFKGVVTATQSPSPLRRPALGSGDVAFFRYALVVAALVFVVYWLHLRARPGRAWATIRAGEAPARASGIDVLRHKLWALTLTGFGTGVAGALLAASIGSLQATSFTAAQSVILFAVVLVGGAYSLTGAAIAGVFAQLLPSLLDRLSVNGDLLVLLFGIGLVATLTVAPHGVAGQLSGLTRRVVRAS, encoded by the coding sequence ATGACCCTCCTCCGCGGCGTCACCGGCGCCCTCGCCCTGCTCGCGGTGGGCCTCGCGCTCCCGGGCGCGCTCGACGCGTTCTGGCTCAGCGCGGCCACCGCCACCGTCATCTACGCGGTCGTGGCCGCCGGCACCGGCGTGCTCTACGGCCGCCTCGGGTTCGTGTCGCTCTACCAGGTGGCGCTGCTCGGCGTGGGTGGCTGGGTGACCCTGCGCCTCGGCCACGGGACGTCGCTGCCGTTCCTGGTGGTGTTGCTCGTCGCGGGCGCCGTCACCGCGCTGATCGGCGCGCTCGTCGGCCTCCCCGCGCTGCGCTTCGGCGGCCTGCACCTCGCGCTCATCACGCTCATGACCGCCGGCGCCGCCGAGGTCGTCTTCACCACGATCGGCTTCCCCAACGGCGGCGACGGCTTCAAGGGCGTGGTCACCGCGACCCAGAGCCCGAGCCCGCTGCGGCGACCCGCGCTCGGCTCCGGGGACGTCGCGTTCTTCCGCTACGCCTTGGTCGTCGCGGCGCTCGTCTTCGTCGTCTACTGGCTGCACCTGCGCGCCCGCCCGGGCCGCGCCTGGGCGACGATCCGCGCGGGCGAGGCGCCCGCGCGCGCGAGCGGGATCGACGTCCTGCGCCACAAGCTCTGGGCGCTGACGCTCACCGGCTTCGGCACCGGCGTCGCCGGAGCGCTGCTGGCCGCGAGCATCGGCTCGCTGCAGGCGACGTCGTTCACCGCGGCGCAGAGCGTGATCCTGTTCGCGGTGGTCCTGGTCGGCGGCGCGTACTCGCTGACGGGCGCGGCGATCGCGGGCGTGTTCGCCCAGCTGCTGCCGTCGCTGCTCGACCGGCTCTCGGTCAACGGCGACCTGCTCGTGCTGCTGTTCGGCATCGGCCTGGTCGCGACGCTCACGGTCGCGCCGCACGGCGTCGCCGGCCAGCTCTCGGGCCTCACGCGCCGGGTGGTGCGCGCCTCGTGA
- a CDS encoding ABC transporter ATP-binding protein, producing MIALTDVNVQFGGVHALDAVTLEIGPGVTGLIGPNGAGKTTLLNVLSGFVRPRSGTVRTADGEDFLTLAPHRRARWGLRRGFQHDRIVDGLSVREHVLVAAEHTGGHGAGAAADEALALVGLDDVAGRQATELDQRRRRLLEIGRAVVGAPRVILLDEPAAGLDERETADLADLIGRLPELRDAAVVLVDHDMALVRRTCARLAVLDFGRLLATGETEAVLADRAVQDAYLGATPTLDPEMTR from the coding sequence GTGATCGCGCTCACCGACGTCAACGTCCAGTTCGGCGGCGTGCACGCGCTCGACGCCGTGACCCTCGAGATCGGCCCCGGCGTCACGGGGCTGATCGGCCCCAACGGCGCCGGCAAGACGACGCTCCTCAACGTCCTCAGCGGCTTCGTCCGGCCCCGCTCGGGCACGGTCCGCACGGCCGACGGCGAGGACTTCCTGACGCTCGCGCCGCACCGCCGGGCGCGGTGGGGGCTGCGCCGCGGCTTCCAGCACGACCGCATCGTGGACGGGCTGAGCGTCCGCGAGCACGTGCTGGTCGCCGCGGAGCACACCGGCGGCCACGGCGCGGGCGCAGCAGCCGACGAGGCGCTCGCCCTCGTCGGCCTGGACGACGTCGCCGGCCGCCAGGCCACCGAGCTCGACCAGCGGCGCCGCCGCCTGCTGGAGATCGGCCGCGCGGTCGTCGGCGCGCCCCGCGTGATCCTGCTCGACGAGCCGGCCGCCGGGCTCGACGAGCGCGAGACCGCGGACCTCGCGGACCTCATCGGCCGCCTGCCCGAGCTGCGCGACGCCGCCGTCGTGCTCGTCGACCACGACATGGCGCTGGTGCGGCGCACGTGCGCGCGCCTGGCCGTCCTGGACTTCGGCCGGCTGCTGGCGACCGGCGAGACCGAGGCCGTGCTGGCCGACCGCGCCGTGCAGGACGCCTACCTCGGCGCCACCCCCACCCTCGACCCCGAGATGACGCGATGA
- a CDS encoding ABC transporter ATP-binding protein, with protein sequence MTPGLTIADARVRRGRREVLHGVSLTIEPGAVTALLGPNGAGKSSLVALLGGLLSSSTGDVALDGRSLRGLTPDRIRAAGLAIVPEGHRVLAELTVEDNLRAGLAAVRRRDQRERIDAVLERLPELGERLGQRAGSLSGGQQQMLAVAQALAARPRYLVVDELSLGLAPAVVRRLAQVLVDLAGTGVGVLLIEQFTSLALEVSTNAYVLQGGRVTLAGTAAALREDRAALADAYLAAPAEVGGSASAPAPAQ encoded by the coding sequence ATGACCCCTGGCCTGACCATCGCGGACGCGCGCGTGCGCCGCGGCCGCCGTGAGGTGCTGCACGGCGTCTCGCTGACGATCGAACCGGGCGCGGTCACCGCGCTCCTGGGTCCCAACGGCGCCGGCAAGAGCTCGTTGGTCGCGCTCCTGGGCGGCCTGCTGTCGTCCTCGACGGGCGACGTCGCCCTCGACGGGCGGTCGCTGCGCGGGCTCACGCCCGACCGCATCCGCGCCGCCGGGCTGGCGATCGTCCCAGAAGGCCACCGCGTGCTCGCCGAGCTGACGGTGGAGGACAACCTGCGCGCCGGCCTGGCCGCCGTCCGCCGGCGCGACCAGCGCGAGCGCATCGACGCGGTGCTGGAGCGCCTGCCCGAGCTGGGCGAGCGCCTGGGCCAGCGCGCGGGGTCGCTGTCGGGCGGCCAGCAGCAGATGCTCGCGGTCGCCCAGGCGCTCGCGGCGCGGCCGCGGTACCTCGTCGTCGACGAGCTGTCGCTCGGGCTGGCGCCGGCGGTGGTGCGCCGCCTGGCGCAGGTCCTGGTCGACCTTGCCGGGACCGGCGTCGGCGTCCTGCTCATCGAGCAGTTCACGAGCCTCGCCCTGGAGGTCAGCACCAACGCCTACGTGTTGCAGGGCGGCCGCGTCACGCTGGCGGGCACGGCCGCCGCGCTGCGGGAGGACCGGGCGGCGCTGGCGGACGCGTACCTGGCCGCGCCCGCCGAGGTGGGTGGGTCCGCGTCCGCGCCCGCGCCCGCTCAGTAG
- a CDS encoding acyl-CoA dehydrogenase family protein: MAFETDQNPVTAHDIRDRARALAPAIRARTHETETLRRLPWASVEEILASGIGRVQRPARWGGYELGFEAAFDVAAEIGRACGSTAWSVSFLNHHDWLLGQFEEQAQADVWADDRDARVASAFAPGGRARPVDGGWVLQGNWPWASGIDHCNWTIVAAVDPAQPGPPSPRLFLLPETDFTIEDTWFNVGLRGSGSNNVVIAEETFVPAHRTVELFALREGTAPGGQVNASAPFRTPMMAAFGLGLLGPALGVARGALEEWRDWTKERTSTYTFEQVAQQTPMQISLGQATAHVDAAELLLRDNLRRLADPEAITEVERTTNRRNCAYAAQLLTRTMDELLQLSGARGLFDTNSVQRAWRDVHAIACHTGLNPNSVYEAHGRLELALGRNPKDPLY; the protein is encoded by the coding sequence ATGGCATTCGAGACGGACCAGAACCCCGTCACGGCGCACGACATCCGGGACCGCGCACGCGCGCTGGCCCCCGCGATCCGGGCGCGCACGCACGAGACCGAGACGCTGCGTCGCCTGCCGTGGGCGTCGGTCGAGGAGATCCTGGCCAGCGGCATCGGGCGCGTGCAGCGCCCAGCCCGCTGGGGTGGCTACGAGCTGGGCTTCGAGGCCGCGTTCGACGTCGCCGCCGAGATCGGCCGCGCCTGCGGCTCGACGGCCTGGTCGGTCTCGTTCCTCAACCACCACGACTGGCTCCTCGGCCAGTTCGAAGAGCAGGCGCAGGCCGACGTCTGGGCCGACGACCGCGACGCGCGTGTGGCCAGCGCGTTCGCGCCCGGCGGCCGCGCCCGCCCGGTCGACGGCGGCTGGGTGCTCCAGGGCAACTGGCCGTGGGCCAGCGGCATCGACCACTGCAACTGGACGATCGTCGCCGCCGTCGACCCCGCGCAGCCCGGACCGCCGAGCCCGCGGCTCTTCCTGCTCCCCGAGACCGACTTCACGATCGAGGACACCTGGTTCAACGTCGGACTGCGCGGCTCGGGCAGCAACAACGTGGTGATCGCCGAGGAGACGTTCGTCCCGGCGCACCGCACCGTCGAGCTGTTCGCGCTGCGCGAGGGGACCGCCCCCGGTGGGCAGGTCAACGCGTCCGCGCCGTTCCGCACACCGATGATGGCTGCGTTCGGCCTCGGGCTCCTCGGGCCGGCGCTCGGCGTGGCGCGCGGGGCGCTGGAGGAGTGGCGCGACTGGACCAAGGAGCGCACTTCGACGTACACCTTCGAGCAGGTCGCGCAGCAGACGCCGATGCAGATCAGCCTCGGCCAGGCGACCGCGCACGTCGATGCCGCGGAGCTGCTGCTGCGCGACAACCTGCGCCGGCTCGCCGACCCCGAGGCGATCACCGAGGTCGAGCGCACGACCAACCGCCGCAACTGCGCCTACGCGGCCCAGCTGCTCACGCGCACGATGGACGAGCTGCTCCAGCTCAGCGGCGCGCGCGGCCTGTTCGACACCAACTCGGTCCAGCGCGCGTGGCGCGACGTGCACGCGATCGCCTGTCACACCGGGTTGAACCCCAACAGCGTGTACGAGGCGCATGGCCGGCTCGAGCTCGCGCTGGGGCGTAACCCGAAGGACCCGCTCTACTGA
- a CDS encoding AMP-binding protein: MRTPSLEPLSPLRFLDRSAAVFPDKTAVVCGDRRLSYRELAQEATRVARGLLAGGLEPGDRVAYLCPNVAELLVAHFAVPLAGGVLVAINTRLSAPEIAYICEHAGARTLVVDAELAPQTAESVVDEVVVIGGAPSGDGRIAYDELRTRGGDAPLPWSVDDELATISINYTSGTTGRPKGVMYTHRGAYLNALGEVLHSGHTPDSVYLWTLPMFHCNGWCTAWGVTAIGGTHVCLRAVRGDAIWELLARERITHLNGAPAVLTTIARAPEAHLLDGPLTVTVAGAAPSPTTIAEMEALGAHVVHVYGLTEVYGPYSVCEWQPDWPALEPTERARRLARQGVGMITAERLRVLDAEGADVPADGTTMGEIAMRGNNVMKGYFRDPQTTAQAFAGGWFRSGDLGVVHPDGYVELLDRAKDIVISGGENISTVEVEQALLSHPAVLSAAVVGVPDDRWGERPHAYVVLNPGADAAPAALVDHVRGRLARFKAPDVVEVLDALPTTSTGKIQKYELRARARAAVARE, from the coding sequence ATGCGCACACCGTCGCTCGAACCGCTGAGCCCGTTGCGCTTCCTCGACCGCTCGGCCGCGGTCTTCCCCGACAAGACCGCGGTCGTCTGCGGCGACCGGCGCCTGAGCTACCGCGAGCTCGCCCAGGAGGCGACCCGCGTGGCCCGCGGCCTGCTCGCGGGCGGGCTGGAACCGGGGGACCGCGTCGCGTACCTGTGCCCCAACGTCGCCGAGCTGCTCGTCGCCCACTTCGCCGTCCCGCTCGCCGGCGGCGTGCTCGTCGCGATCAACACCCGGCTGTCGGCGCCGGAGATCGCCTACATCTGCGAGCACGCGGGCGCCCGGACGCTCGTGGTCGACGCCGAGCTCGCGCCGCAGACGGCCGAGAGCGTCGTGGACGAGGTCGTCGTGATCGGCGGCGCGCCGTCCGGCGACGGCCGCATCGCCTACGACGAGCTGCGCACGCGCGGCGGCGACGCGCCGCTGCCGTGGAGCGTCGACGACGAGCTCGCGACCATCTCCATCAACTACACGTCCGGGACGACCGGCCGACCCAAGGGCGTCATGTACACGCACCGCGGCGCGTACCTCAACGCGCTCGGCGAGGTGCTCCACTCCGGGCACACACCGGACTCCGTGTACCTGTGGACGCTGCCGATGTTCCACTGCAACGGGTGGTGCACCGCCTGGGGCGTCACCGCGATCGGCGGAACGCACGTGTGCCTGCGCGCGGTGCGCGGCGACGCGATCTGGGAGCTGCTCGCCCGCGAGCGGATCACCCACCTCAACGGCGCGCCGGCCGTGCTCACCACGATCGCCCGCGCGCCGGAGGCCCACCTGCTCGACGGTCCGCTGACCGTCACGGTCGCGGGCGCCGCGCCGAGCCCGACGACCATCGCCGAGATGGAGGCGCTCGGTGCCCACGTCGTCCACGTGTACGGCCTGACCGAGGTCTACGGGCCCTACTCGGTCTGCGAGTGGCAGCCGGACTGGCCGGCGCTCGAGCCCACCGAGCGCGCCCGGCGCCTCGCGCGCCAGGGCGTGGGGATGATCACGGCCGAGCGCCTGCGCGTCCTCGACGCCGAGGGCGCAGACGTTCCGGCCGACGGCACCACCATGGGCGAGATCGCCATGCGGGGCAACAACGTCATGAAGGGCTACTTCCGCGATCCCCAGACGACGGCGCAGGCGTTCGCGGGCGGGTGGTTCCGGTCGGGCGACCTCGGCGTCGTGCACCCCGACGGCTACGTCGAGCTGCTGGACCGGGCCAAGGACATCGTGATCTCCGGCGGCGAGAACATCTCGACGGTCGAGGTCGAGCAGGCGCTGCTCAGCCACCCGGCGGTCCTGTCGGCCGCGGTCGTCGGCGTGCCCGACGATCGCTGGGGTGAGCGTCCGCACGCCTACGTCGTGCTCAACCCGGGCGCGGACGCCGCACCGGCCGCGCTGGTCGACCACGTCCGGGGCCGGCTGGCGCGGTTCAAGGCGCCCGACGTCGTCGAGGTGCTCGACGCGCTGCCGACGACCTCGACCGGCAAGATCCAGAAGTACGAGCTGCGCGCACGCGCGCGGGCGGCGGTCGCGCGCGAGTAA
- a CDS encoding fumarylacetoacetate hydrolase family protein, producing the protein MADDALTAPLLSVRAPDGRIVAALLAGDRMVDVARAAAALGIAVTVDDQAPGLHALLGAWDANRPALAALQAQLIAGEAQAPWDLGAFAAGDERVVAPVPRPEKLLFAGANYQRHVLEDAARFDPDTAGAAAAEAAEPYMFIKLPLCVSGPYAPIVRPLGHDQLDYEVELAVVIGRGGRHVEPEDALDHVAGYLLCNDVSSRSRTMRADWPFLKTDWFSGKNFETAAPLGPFLLPAAAVPDWRALRLRLWVNGELRQNDRAGEMTFGIEEQIAFASRQVPLRPGDVIATGTPAGSGFRDGRYLQPGDVVEAGGDGLGAQRTAVRAEAPAALAARPS; encoded by the coding sequence GTGGCCGACGACGCCCTGACCGCCCCGCTGCTCAGCGTGCGCGCGCCCGACGGCCGGATCGTCGCCGCGCTGCTGGCCGGCGACCGCATGGTCGACGTCGCGCGCGCGGCGGCCGCGCTCGGCATCGCGGTGACGGTGGACGACCAAGCGCCGGGGCTGCACGCGCTGCTCGGCGCGTGGGACGCGAACCGGCCGGCGCTCGCGGCGCTGCAGGCCCAGCTCATCGCCGGCGAGGCGCAGGCGCCCTGGGACCTTGGCGCCTTCGCGGCGGGCGACGAGCGCGTGGTGGCGCCGGTGCCGCGGCCCGAGAAGCTGCTGTTCGCCGGCGCCAACTACCAGCGCCACGTCCTCGAGGACGCGGCCCGCTTCGATCCCGACACCGCGGGCGCCGCGGCCGCCGAGGCCGCCGAGCCCTACATGTTCATCAAGCTGCCGCTGTGCGTGAGCGGTCCGTACGCGCCGATCGTCCGGCCGCTCGGGCACGATCAGCTCGACTACGAGGTCGAGCTCGCGGTCGTGATCGGCCGCGGCGGCCGGCACGTCGAGCCCGAGGACGCGCTCGACCACGTCGCCGGCTACCTGCTGTGCAACGACGTCTCCAGTCGCAGCCGCACGATGCGCGCCGACTGGCCGTTCCTGAAGACCGACTGGTTCAGCGGCAAGAACTTCGAGACGGCCGCGCCGCTCGGCCCGTTCCTGCTGCCGGCCGCCGCCGTCCCGGACTGGCGCGCGCTGCGCCTGCGGCTGTGGGTCAACGGCGAGCTGCGCCAGAACGACCGCGCGGGGGAGATGACCTTCGGCATCGAAGAGCAGATCGCCTTCGCCTCGCGTCAGGTCCCGCTCCGGCCGGGCGATGTCATCGCCACCGGCACGCCGGCCGGCTCGGGGTTCCGCGACGGTCGCTACCTCCAGCCGGGTGACGTCGTCGAAGCCGGCGGCGACGGCCTCGGCGCGCAGCGCACCGCGGTGCGGGCCGAGGCGCCGGCCGCGCTCGCGGCGCGGCCGTCCTAG